A stretch of the Pseudomonas sp. ACM7 genome encodes the following:
- the grpE gene encoding nucleotide exchange factor GrpE, with translation MADEQTVDTQNLDADQAAQDSGDELAARVQVLEEQLAGAHDQALRVAADLQNVRRRAEQDVEKAHKFALEKFAGDLLPIIDSLERGLELSSPDDESIRPMREGIELTLKMFQDTLKRYQLEAIDPHGEPFNAVQHQAMAMQEAADVEPNSVLKVFQKGYQLNGRLLRPAMVVVSKAPAPVSPSIDEQA, from the coding sequence ATGGCTGACGAACAGACAGTGGATACGCAAAATCTAGACGCCGATCAGGCTGCCCAGGACTCGGGTGATGAACTGGCGGCTCGTGTTCAAGTGCTCGAAGAGCAATTGGCTGGCGCTCATGATCAGGCTTTGCGTGTAGCAGCTGATCTGCAGAACGTCCGCCGTCGCGCCGAGCAGGATGTAGAAAAGGCTCATAAGTTCGCACTGGAAAAATTCGCCGGTGACTTGTTGCCGATCATCGACAGCCTGGAGCGTGGTCTGGAGTTGTCCAGCCCGGACGACGAAAGCATTCGTCCAATGCGCGAAGGCATCGAGCTGACCCTGAAAATGTTCCAGGACACCCTGAAACGTTATCAGCTGGAAGCGATTGATCCGCATGGCGAACCGTTCAACGCCGTTCAGCATCAGGCAATGGCCATGCAGGAAGCCGCCGACGTGGAGCCGAACAGCGTGCTCAAGGTGTTCCAGAAGGGCTATCAGCTCAACGGTCGCCTGCTGCGCCCGGCCATGGTCGTGGTCAGCAAGGCCCCGGCACCGGTTTCGCCTTCGATTGACGAGCAGGCTTGA